A window from Sphingobacterium hotanense encodes these proteins:
- the miaA gene encoding tRNA (adenosine(37)-N6)-dimethylallyltransferase MiaA produces the protein MDKICDLKTTQDIVKYINRAKETLSPDLLLILIGPTASGKTKLAVELAKALDGEIISADSRQVYQGLDIGTGKDLKEYDGIPYHLIDIAPPTTQYSVKEFVKDFDIAYQDIIRRGKLPILCGGTGSYVQTLLQPQPYSSIPKDDTFHVEHAAFTKAELIDKIKAEEIPSDFQIDWDSHNRLIRALEIIRYLETNELPIDSANKQYPYLIMALNPSLETRRGRIDKRLSARMEEGLIPEVQGLLESGLSHDQLQWFGLEYKYASYYLLGKLTLEEFHDKLRTEIHRFAKRQMTYFRKMEKDGLAIHWLVNYR, from the coding sequence ATGGACAAAATTTGTGATCTAAAGACGACACAAGACATTGTAAAATACATTAATCGGGCGAAAGAAACACTTTCGCCTGATTTGCTTTTGATTCTCATCGGACCTACAGCTTCCGGCAAAACGAAGTTAGCCGTCGAACTGGCAAAGGCACTCGATGGGGAAATTATCTCTGCCGACTCGAGGCAGGTGTACCAAGGATTAGATATCGGAACGGGCAAAGATTTGAAAGAATATGACGGCATCCCCTATCATCTTATTGATATCGCACCTCCGACAACGCAATATTCGGTTAAGGAATTCGTAAAAGATTTTGATATCGCTTATCAGGATATCATCCGTAGAGGGAAGCTTCCGATACTCTGCGGCGGAACGGGGTCTTATGTTCAAACGCTATTACAGCCTCAGCCCTATAGCTCGATTCCGAAAGACGATACATTCCATGTGGAACATGCTGCATTCACGAAAGCGGAGCTCATCGATAAAATCAAAGCTGAGGAAATCCCATCCGACTTTCAGATTGATTGGGATAGCCACAACCGATTAATAAGAGCCTTAGAAATCATCCGCTACCTAGAGACAAACGAGCTACCAATAGACTCAGCAAATAAACAATACCCATACCTTATCATGGCATTAAATCCTTCATTGGAAACTCGACGAGGCCGAATCGATAAGCGCTTGTCGGCAAGGATGGAAGAGGGTTTAATTCCGGAGGTTCAGGGTTTATTGGAAAGCGGTCTTAGCCATGATCAATTGCAATGGTTTGGATTGGAATACAAGTATGCTTCCTATTACCTATTAGGCAAGCTAACGTTGGAGGAATTCCATGATAAGCTTCGGACAGAAATCCATCGCTTTGCAAAGCGACAGATGACTTATTTTCGCAAAATGGAGAAAGACGGGCTAGCAATCCACTGGCTTGTTAATTATCGGTAA
- a CDS encoding SDR family oxidoreductase — protein sequence MNRTKKIFLTGGTAGIGRATTLQLAEEGFDVFVIGRDGQKLDDLLNDAKDLGVADRIAYELQDLTDQAALPDFLRSVWESHGPFDVLINNASVGFSGVVDAEHQDIVYMTKTNLDAYLLLSSFFAERMIAQKIEGDIINIGSMSSDTRDGGSSGYVASKAGIQGFTEALRKEINPHNIRVTLIEPGSVGTDMQSPSPEEQAELQEKKEMLKAEDISRLISFVINQDRRVTIVEVKVKPLRQFI from the coding sequence ATGAATAGAACAAAAAAAATCTTTTTAACTGGCGGTACGGCAGGTATCGGCAGAGCGACGACACTCCAGTTGGCTGAAGAAGGCTTCGATGTATTTGTTATCGGTCGGGACGGGCAGAAATTGGACGATTTGTTAAACGACGCGAAGGACTTAGGGGTAGCGGATCGCATCGCTTACGAACTACAGGACTTAACAGACCAAGCAGCACTTCCAGATTTCTTGCGCAGCGTTTGGGAATCTCATGGTCCTTTTGACGTGTTGATCAACAATGCCAGCGTAGGCTTCTCAGGCGTGGTTGATGCAGAACATCAAGACATAGTTTATATGACCAAGACAAACTTAGATGCCTACCTTCTTTTATCCAGTTTTTTCGCTGAGAGGATGATCGCACAAAAAATTGAGGGCGATATTATCAATATCGGATCGATGAGTTCGGATACCCGAGACGGAGGTAGTTCTGGGTATGTAGCAAGCAAAGCGGGCATACAAGGATTTACGGAGGCGCTTCGTAAAGAAATAAATCCGCACAACATTCGAGTCACATTGATTGAGCCGGGTTCGGTAGGAACCGATATGCAGTCGCCTTCTCCCGAGGAACAAGCTGAACTGCAAGAAAAAAAAGAGATGTTAAAGGCGGAAGATATATCGCGTCTGATCAGTTTTGTCATAAATCAAGACCGACGGGTCACCATCGTAGAAGTCAAAGTAAAACCATTACGGCAATTTATCTAA
- a CDS encoding HU family DNA-binding protein — protein sequence MTKAEIIAEISNKTGLEKVDVQETVEAFFKVVKNAMVGGENVYVRGFGSFVVKKRAEKTARNISKNTAIIIPEHFVPSFKPAKVFVEKVKNGNKK from the coding sequence ATGACTAAAGCAGAAATTATTGCAGAAATCTCTAACAAAACTGGTTTAGAGAAGGTTGATGTACAGGAAACCGTAGAAGCATTCTTCAAAGTGGTAAAAAACGCAATGGTTGGCGGTGAGAATGTGTATGTGAGAGGTTTTGGTAGTTTTGTAGTGAAAAAGAGAGCAGAAAAAACAGCTCGTAACATTTCCAAAAACACAGCTATTATTATCCCTGAGCACTTTGTGCCAAGTTTCAAACCTGCAAAAGTTTTTGTAGAAAAAGTTAAAAACGGGAACAAAAAATAA
- a CDS encoding DUF4256 domain-containing protein, with product MENLLAERTKELLGILKKRFEKHMDRHLGLDWTEVENKLMKSPAALSALHLMEETEGEPDVIAYDKTKGTITFGDCSAESPKGRRSICYDQAALDSRKEHKPKQSAMGMAKEMGIEIMDEQQYAALQALGKFDNKTSSWLKTPDAVRKLGGAIFGDYRYDRVFTYHNGAESYYAARGFRGIIEIA from the coding sequence ATGGAAAACCTATTAGCAGAACGTACTAAGGAATTACTCGGCATCTTAAAGAAACGCTTTGAAAAACATATGGATCGGCACCTTGGCTTAGACTGGACAGAGGTCGAAAACAAACTGATGAAATCCCCAGCGGCGCTTTCCGCGCTTCATCTCATGGAGGAAACGGAAGGCGAGCCCGATGTTATAGCCTACGACAAGACTAAGGGAACCATCACTTTTGGCGACTGTAGCGCGGAGAGCCCAAAAGGCCGACGCAGCATCTGCTATGATCAAGCCGCTTTAGACTCCCGCAAAGAACATAAACCCAAACAGAGCGCAATGGGGATGGCTAAAGAAATGGGCATAGAAATTATGGATGAGCAGCAATACGCCGCCCTGCAAGCCTTAGGAAAATTTGATAATAAAACTTCCTCTTGGCTCAAGACTCCGGATGCAGTGCGGAAACTCGGAGGCGCCATTTTTGGGGATTATCGCTACGATCGTGTATTTACCTATCATAACGGAGCAGAATCCTATTATGCCGCACGTGGATTCCGCGGTATAATTGAAATAGCTTAG
- a CDS encoding trimeric intracellular cation channel family protein, which yields MDFIYFIDLLGTMVFAISGAMAANRKGIDVFGATFMGFVTAIGGGSLRDVFLNIRPVWVEDGNYLIAIFAGVTISILFNKRLDSFARTLFLFDAIGIGFFTVVGVQKSLSYESSAIAAVMLGMFSASMGGVIRDTLMNETPLILRKEIYASACLAGAVCYVLLQMTPISENINAFVSASMVFIIRFLSVRYNLSLPSVPMVEKEE from the coding sequence ATGGATTTTATCTACTTTATTGACCTCTTAGGAACGATGGTCTTTGCGATTTCGGGTGCTATGGCGGCAAACCGAAAAGGTATAGATGTATTTGGAGCCACCTTTATGGGCTTCGTGACTGCCATTGGTGGCGGTTCGCTTCGCGATGTATTTTTAAATATTCGTCCCGTTTGGGTTGAAGATGGTAATTATTTGATTGCGATCTTCGCCGGGGTAACCATATCCATCCTTTTCAATAAACGTTTAGACAGTTTCGCCCGCACCCTTTTCTTATTTGATGCGATCGGTATTGGTTTCTTTACGGTGGTAGGGGTTCAGAAGTCCTTAAGTTATGAAAGCAGCGCTATTGCTGCTGTAATGTTGGGTATGTTCTCAGCGAGTATGGGCGGTGTAATCCGGGATACCTTAATGAATGAGACGCCACTGATTCTGAGAAAAGAGATTTATGCTTCCGCATGCTTAGCAGGTGCCGTTTGCTATGTGCTATTGCAAATGACACCTATTTCGGAAAATATCAATGCTTTTGTGAGTGCGAGCATGGTTTTTATTATTCGCTTTCTATCGGTTCGCTATAATCTATCCCTTCCTTCGGTTCCTATGGTCGAGAAGGAAGAATAA
- a CDS encoding Gfo/Idh/MocA family protein yields MKRKLRMGMVGGGNDAFIGAVHRIAAFMDGKIELVCGSFSVNPEISLQSARDLFVAEDRVYATYEEMIEKEAQLPEGERMDFVTIVTPNFLHFAPAKLALENGFDVVVEKPMTVSLEEAQELQAVVERTGRTLCLTHTYSGYPMVKQAKAMVKEGHFGKIRKIVVEYPQGWLSRLSEREGNAGAAWRADPKRSGKSLVMGDIGTHAAHLAEYVTGLKIQEVCADLTTFVEGRLLDDDGSVLLRFEDGAKGVLMASQISAGEENAVRIRVYGEKGGLEWANEDPNNLIVKMLDQPRQLYRTGNAYAAPFTLSSFATHNTRIPAGHPEGLLESFANIYRNFALTVSGKKEGVTPSAEAQDFPNVYDGVRGMAFIDTVVKSNDSNEKWTKFVI; encoded by the coding sequence ATGAAACGAAAACTTCGCATGGGCATGGTCGGTGGTGGAAATGACGCGTTTATAGGCGCCGTTCACCGCATTGCAGCCTTTATGGATGGAAAAATAGAATTAGTATGTGGTTCTTTCAGCGTTAATCCCGAGATTTCTTTGCAGTCTGCAAGAGATTTATTTGTCGCTGAAGACCGTGTTTATGCAACATACGAAGAGATGATCGAGAAGGAAGCGCAGTTGCCGGAAGGCGAGCGTATGGACTTCGTAACGATCGTTACGCCTAACTTCTTACACTTTGCTCCTGCAAAACTGGCTTTAGAAAATGGCTTTGACGTTGTTGTCGAGAAGCCGATGACTGTATCTTTAGAAGAGGCACAGGAGCTTCAGGCTGTTGTTGAGCGCACAGGTCGCACCTTATGTTTGACCCATACTTACTCAGGGTATCCGATGGTAAAACAGGCGAAGGCGATGGTGAAAGAAGGGCACTTCGGCAAGATCCGCAAGATTGTTGTCGAGTATCCGCAGGGTTGGTTAAGCCGCTTGAGCGAGCGTGAGGGCAATGCTGGGGCTGCATGGCGCGCAGATCCGAAGCGTTCGGGCAAGTCTTTAGTAATGGGCGATATCGGTACACATGCCGCGCATTTAGCAGAATATGTTACGGGATTGAAGATTCAAGAGGTTTGTGCAGATCTGACAACATTCGTTGAAGGCAGATTATTGGACGATGATGGTTCGGTATTATTGCGTTTTGAGGATGGAGCAAAGGGTGTTTTGATGGCATCGCAGATTTCTGCGGGTGAAGAAAATGCTGTTCGCATTCGTGTATATGGCGAAAAAGGTGGATTGGAATGGGCGAATGAAGATCCTAATAACTTAATCGTTAAGATGCTGGATCAGCCTAGACAGTTATACCGCACGGGTAATGCGTATGCTGCTCCATTTACATTAAGCAGCTTTGCGACACATAATACGCGTATTCCTGCAGGGCATCCGGAAGGATTATTGGAGTCTTTTGCAAACATTTACCGTAACTTTGCATTAACTGTATCGGGTAAGAAAGAAGGTGTAACGCCATCTGCTGAAGCGCAGGACTTTCCGAATGTTTACGACGGTGTGCGCGGAATGGCCTTCATCGATACGGTGGTAAAAAGCAACGATAGCAACGAGAAATGGACAAAATTTGTGATCTAA
- a CDS encoding RCC1 domain-containing protein — MKTDSTLWSAGDDLYGKLGYKTDGNQLTFKKVANQIKLVRARGNNVMMINNKDEAWSFGGNANGVQGIGLKSQDPTYPHKVGEQVANVYPNNFYSYFLKTNGTLWASGSNHQGQMGIAGPKESFRFTQVAEDVKGLTAEVSAGHTIVLKAGRYVGTGSNWYKQLSNDDSQKIATWTDFILP, encoded by the coding sequence TTGAAAACGGATTCGACCTTATGGTCTGCGGGTGATGATTTATACGGTAAGTTAGGTTATAAGACCGACGGAAACCAACTTACGTTCAAGAAAGTAGCCAATCAGATTAAATTAGTGCGTGCTAGAGGGAATAATGTGATGATGATTAATAATAAAGATGAGGCGTGGAGTTTTGGAGGAAATGCGAACGGTGTGCAAGGAATTGGCTTGAAAAGTCAAGACCCGACTTACCCACACAAGGTCGGCGAGCAAGTGGCGAATGTTTACCCAAACAATTTCTACTCATATTTCCTAAAAACGAATGGCACACTTTGGGCTTCAGGCTCCAACCACCAAGGGCAGATGGGAATTGCGGGGCCAAAGGAGTCTTTCCGATTTACCCAAGTCGCTGAAGACGTGAAAGGCTTGACCGCTGAAGTATCTGCAGGCCATACAATTGTGCTGAAAGCTGGGCGATATGTTGGAACTGGAAGTAACTGGTATAAGCAATTGAGCAATGATGATTCCCAAAAAATCGCAACATGGACAGACTTTATCTTGCCATAA
- a CDS encoding phosphatidylserine decarboxylase, translated as MKVPQLYNRQTKEIEYENTYKVNGLAFLYKNTLGRALTKSLLNKKMVSKAYARHVNSPKSLGQIPKFIEHYNINVDEIKEPIQSFRCFNEFFIRELKEGARPIDETPEHLISPADSRLMIFDLAQVSSIPVKGYWYNLEALLKDKELAEQYKDGWCFVYRLAPNDYHRYGYIDNGTQDPVVKIKGVLHSVHPLALAETRALIAKNYRELTVLHTENFGDVLHLEVGALLVGKIVQRNYDAGSFRRGEEKGYFEYGGSTVVQIFKKGTIKPDADIIEHSEKRIETLVKIGEKVGVKA; from the coding sequence ATGAAGGTTCCGCAGCTATATAATAGACAAACTAAGGAAATTGAATACGAGAATACTTATAAAGTAAACGGTTTAGCGTTCTTATATAAAAACACCTTAGGAAGGGCCTTGACGAAGTCGTTACTCAATAAAAAGATGGTGTCTAAAGCTTATGCGCGCCATGTTAACTCGCCGAAAAGCTTAGGGCAAATCCCAAAATTTATTGAGCACTACAACATCAATGTGGATGAGATTAAAGAACCTATACAGTCCTTCCGATGCTTCAACGAATTTTTTATTCGGGAGCTTAAAGAAGGTGCTCGTCCGATAGACGAAACTCCAGAACACCTGATATCGCCGGCAGACTCTAGATTAATGATCTTCGACCTAGCTCAGGTCAGCAGCATTCCTGTAAAGGGCTATTGGTATAATTTAGAAGCCTTATTGAAGGATAAGGAATTAGCCGAACAATATAAGGATGGTTGGTGCTTTGTGTACAGATTGGCACCAAACGATTATCACCGCTATGGTTATATCGATAACGGAACCCAAGATCCGGTGGTGAAAATTAAAGGCGTATTACACTCCGTGCACCCCTTGGCACTTGCCGAAACAAGGGCCTTAATCGCTAAAAATTATCGTGAACTAACAGTTCTTCATACAGAAAACTTTGGTGATGTATTACACCTGGAAGTCGGCGCTTTACTTGTCGGTAAGATTGTGCAGCGCAATTACGACGCTGGTTCTTTCCGTCGTGGTGAAGAAAAAGGATATTTCGAATATGGTGGCTCTACGGTGGTGCAGATCTTTAAAAAAGGAACCATTAAACCCGACGCTGATATTATTGAGCATTCTGAAAAACGCATCGAAACGCTAGTGAAAATTGGCGAGAAGGTCGGCGTAAAGGCTTAA
- the def gene encoding peptide deformylase — translation MKLPIVAYGDPVLRKKTEEIDEDYPNLKETIANMFETMYAANGVGIAAPQVGLPIRLFVIDASPFGEDDEDGPGDPTAKDFKRVFINPILVEESGNKWAFSEGCLSIPHINEEVMRQENVIINYLDENFEEQEEELTGLAARVVQHEYDHIEGKLFIDKLSPLKKAMLKGKLDSISKGQVRVSYKMSFPLMKKGR, via the coding sequence ATGAAGTTACCTATAGTTGCATATGGAGATCCGGTTTTGAGGAAGAAAACCGAAGAGATTGATGAGGATTATCCAAATTTGAAAGAGACAATCGCCAACATGTTCGAAACCATGTACGCGGCAAATGGCGTAGGAATCGCAGCACCACAAGTGGGCCTTCCTATCCGTTTATTCGTAATCGATGCGTCTCCGTTTGGTGAGGATGACGAAGATGGACCAGGGGACCCTACTGCAAAAGACTTTAAACGGGTATTCATCAACCCTATTTTGGTGGAAGAGTCAGGCAATAAATGGGCGTTTAGTGAAGGTTGCTTAAGTATTCCGCATATCAATGAGGAAGTGATGCGCCAAGAGAATGTCATTATCAATTACTTGGACGAGAACTTCGAAGAGCAAGAAGAAGAGTTAACCGGGCTTGCTGCTCGTGTTGTTCAGCATGAGTACGACCATATCGAAGGAAAGCTATTTATCGACAAGCTTAGTCCATTAAAAAAGGCGATGTTGAAGGGTAAACTAGACTCCATCTCTAAGGGGCAAGTTCGCGTTTCTTACAAAATGTCTTTCCCATTAATGAAGAAGGGTAGATAA
- a CDS encoding aminotransferase class I/II-fold pyridoxal phosphate-dependent enzyme, translating to MKTFRNLSQPTGRTIHLDDQSYQFFGGTAYLGLLDNKDYIELFKEGIDRYGLNNGTSRTNNLQLGVYAEAEKFMAGRFGFEDAVLLSSGYLAAQVAVKSVVENRSVLYAPGAHPSLWIAEDPKVGLSFSAWKTEVIDKINNSSESDFVIISNAIDNLTPELFDFSDFQNIAEDKNVLLILDDSHGIGVLNKNALSTDLRALGAAKNIEIVVLASLAKGLGTDAGVVLGNAATLEKIRKHPIYMGASPSSPAALYALVHGNRIYESAFDKLHQNIDIAKALFSNLEGYHNIPNFPVFTSHDPNLYRYLVQHQVLISSFPYPLPTSPLLNRIVISALHEESDISQLAEVLMSQHRLKL from the coding sequence ATGAAAACTTTTCGTAATCTTTCGCAGCCGACCGGACGTACTATTCACTTGGACGATCAATCATATCAGTTTTTTGGAGGAACAGCTTACTTAGGCCTGCTCGATAATAAGGACTATATCGAGCTGTTTAAGGAAGGAATTGACAGGTATGGGCTGAATAACGGGACGTCCAGAACCAATAATTTACAGCTTGGGGTTTATGCGGAAGCGGAAAAATTTATGGCAGGTAGATTTGGATTCGAGGATGCGGTATTGCTTTCTTCGGGATACCTGGCGGCTCAGGTCGCTGTAAAATCTGTAGTCGAAAACCGTTCTGTTCTTTATGCGCCTGGCGCGCATCCTTCTTTATGGATAGCGGAAGATCCAAAGGTCGGGTTATCCTTTTCGGCATGGAAAACGGAGGTAATCGATAAGATAAATAATAGCTCGGAATCTGATTTCGTGATCATATCCAACGCGATCGATAATCTTACGCCTGAATTGTTTGATTTCTCTGATTTTCAGAATATTGCCGAGGATAAGAATGTGTTACTAATACTGGATGATTCTCACGGAATAGGAGTGCTGAACAAGAATGCATTGTCGACGGATTTGAGGGCGTTGGGGGCTGCGAAAAACATAGAAATTGTTGTTTTGGCTTCTTTGGCAAAAGGACTAGGAACCGATGCGGGGGTCGTACTGGGAAATGCTGCTACCCTGGAGAAAATCAGGAAGCATCCTATCTACATGGGCGCTTCGCCAAGCTCGCCTGCTGCTTTATATGCATTAGTTCACGGCAATCGGATTTATGAGTCTGCGTTCGATAAATTGCATCAAAACATTGACATCGCTAAGGCGCTTTTCTCGAATCTAGAGGGATATCATAATATCCCCAATTTCCCGGTTTTTACTTCGCATGATCCCAATTTATATCGTTACTTAGTGCAGCATCAGGTGCTAATTTCCAGTTTTCCATATCCTTTGCCGACGAGCCCGCTACTAAACCGAATTGTAATATCCGCACTGCATGAGGAAAGTGATATATCGCAATTAGCAGAAGTTTTGATGTCGCAACATCGATTAAAACTTTGA
- a CDS encoding RCC1 domain-containing protein, whose amino-acid sequence MKDNKPLEKIAIGAIDISAENYFVAILKTDGTVWGFGQNGHGEFGIGSRTYDKLPLTKIASNVSQIATGFSNI is encoded by the coding sequence GTGAAAGATAATAAACCACTTGAGAAAATTGCGATTGGTGCCATAGACATTTCGGCAGAGAATTACTTTGTTGCTATTTTAAAGACTGATGGTACAGTTTGGGGCTTTGGTCAAAACGGGCACGGAGAATTTGGGATAGGTTCCAGAACGTATGACAAACTTCCATTGACCAAGATCGCTTCTAATGTGTCACAGATTGCTACAGGCTTCTCTAATATCTAG
- a CDS encoding Rne/Rng family ribonuclease gives MVKELIIDSVPDKGVTIALLQDKQLVELNREQADNNYAVGDIYLGRVKKIMPGLNAAFVDVGYEKDAFLHYLDLGPQVQSLLKLTRVVKNGSYQEKLLNSLKLEKDIDKAGKISDILSRNTLLPVQIAKEPISTKGPRLSSDLSIAGRFVVLVPFSSSVSISKKIKGSAERNRLKKIVESIKPANFGVIIRTVSEGKGVEEMQKDLLDLISKWELFTKRLKTAEPPQKVLGEMDRASTILRDILTDEFSHIYVNDADIFEEVKSYIQEISPDLEKIVKHYKGKEPIFDHFGVERQIKASFGKTVNLQGGAYLVIEHTEALHVIDVNSGNRIANKENQEDNALLVNKEAAKEIARQLRLRDMGGIVVIDFIDMHKATNRKELYGFLKECMASDRARHTILPPSKFGLVQITRQRVRPEMSIVTNEKCPACDGTGEIRSSIVLLDDIENNLSFILQEQNEKGVTLCVHPYIAAYITKGFVSRRLKWFFKYGKWIKVKEMSSYYLTEFHFFNAKDEEIKL, from the coding sequence TTGGTAAAGGAATTAATTATCGATTCAGTCCCCGATAAGGGGGTGACTATTGCTTTACTACAGGATAAGCAACTGGTTGAGTTAAACCGAGAGCAAGCAGACAATAACTACGCGGTAGGAGATATTTACCTAGGAAGAGTAAAGAAAATCATGCCCGGTCTGAATGCAGCATTCGTAGATGTAGGCTACGAAAAGGATGCGTTCTTGCATTACCTTGACCTCGGACCTCAAGTACAGTCATTGCTTAAACTTACCAGAGTGGTAAAGAACGGCAGTTATCAAGAGAAACTGCTCAATAGTTTAAAACTTGAAAAGGACATTGACAAAGCTGGAAAAATATCGGATATTCTTAGCCGTAACACGCTGTTGCCAGTGCAAATCGCAAAAGAACCGATATCCACTAAGGGCCCAAGGCTAAGTTCCGACTTATCCATCGCTGGTCGTTTTGTGGTGTTGGTCCCTTTCTCAAGTTCGGTTTCCATTTCCAAGAAAATAAAAGGTAGTGCCGAAAGAAACAGACTGAAGAAAATAGTCGAGAGTATTAAACCCGCTAATTTTGGGGTAATCATTCGAACAGTCTCTGAAGGCAAAGGGGTAGAAGAAATGCAAAAAGATCTACTCGACCTGATTTCTAAATGGGAACTATTTACCAAACGTCTTAAAACAGCTGAACCTCCTCAAAAAGTATTAGGTGAAATGGATCGCGCTTCGACAATATTGCGCGATATTCTTACCGATGAATTCTCTCATATCTATGTTAATGATGCAGATATCTTTGAAGAGGTAAAATCATATATACAGGAGATTTCTCCCGATTTAGAAAAAATAGTTAAACACTATAAAGGTAAAGAACCTATTTTCGACCATTTCGGTGTAGAAAGGCAAATTAAGGCGTCTTTTGGCAAGACGGTCAATTTGCAGGGTGGTGCATATCTCGTAATTGAGCATACTGAAGCACTGCACGTAATTGATGTCAATAGCGGAAACCGCATTGCCAATAAGGAAAATCAAGAAGATAACGCGCTTCTAGTAAATAAGGAAGCTGCGAAAGAAATTGCCCGACAGCTTAGGCTGAGGGATATGGGCGGCATTGTGGTAATCGATTTTATCGATATGCACAAAGCAACCAATAGAAAAGAATTGTATGGATTCTTAAAAGAATGTATGGCGAGCGATCGTGCGAGACATACGATTCTTCCTCCTAGTAAATTTGGATTAGTACAGATTACTAGACAACGGGTAAGACCAGAAATGAGCATTGTGACCAATGAGAAATGTCCTGCTTGTGATGGTACCGGCGAAATTAGATCCAGCATCGTCTTACTGGACGACATTGAGAATAATTTAAGCTTCATACTACAAGAGCAAAACGAGAAGGGAGTAACCTTATGTGTTCACCCTTATATTGCGGCCTACATTACCAAAGGTTTTGTCTCGAGAAGGTTAAAATGGTTTTTCAAATACGGAAAATGGATTAAAGTGAAGGAGATGTCCTCATATTACCTGACGGAATTCCACTTCTTTAATGCCAAAGACGAAGAAATTAAACTTTAA
- a CDS encoding tetratricopeptide repeat protein yields the protein MKNTKQIQIIVVAVVVLIMGFLVLRPVKGLVDQEKNTAGAATTEAPANQITLSAASEAAKRGLNPAILNEITDLEAKADKADGDEKVAIYQQLADKWNDLEKFAPQALLYEEMAKISPKFDLWLKAGNAYRKAYTNLQDTTTAKALNQQAIAAYEKAVELNGASLDAKTGLGAAMVTGTNNPMAGIALLQEVVKAEPKNLEANKTLGLFSLQSRQFDKAIERFKTVIEQRPDAESYFYLATGYENIGMKNEAIAAFQKSKGLAADPSLSQFIDRRIDELSK from the coding sequence ATGAAAAATACCAAGCAAATCCAGATCATCGTCGTAGCAGTAGTTGTCCTAATCATGGGATTCCTTGTTCTACGACCTGTGAAAGGCTTGGTTGATCAAGAGAAAAATACTGCAGGAGCTGCTACCACAGAGGCTCCTGCAAATCAAATTACCCTGAGCGCAGCATCCGAAGCTGCCAAGCGTGGCCTTAATCCTGCTATCTTAAATGAAATCACTGATTTGGAAGCGAAAGCGGATAAAGCGGATGGAGATGAGAAAGTAGCGATCTACCAACAATTAGCTGATAAATGGAACGACCTTGAAAAATTTGCCCCTCAAGCATTATTGTATGAGGAAATGGCAAAAATTTCACCTAAATTCGACCTTTGGTTGAAAGCTGGAAATGCCTACCGTAAAGCTTACACGAATCTTCAAGACACAACAACCGCGAAAGCATTGAATCAACAAGCGATTGCGGCATACGAGAAAGCTGTCGAGTTGAATGGTGCTAGCTTGGACGCTAAAACAGGGCTAGGTGCCGCAATGGTAACCGGAACAAACAACCCGATGGCTGGTATTGCACTACTGCAAGAGGTAGTGAAAGCCGAGCCGAAAAATCTAGAAGCTAATAAAACATTAGGTTTATTCTCCTTACAGTCTAGACAGTTCGATAAAGCTATCGAACGTTTCAAAACCGTAATTGAGCAGAGGCCTGATGCTGAATCGTACTTCTATTTAGCCACTGGCTATGAAAATATAGGGATGAAGAACGAAGCTATCGCTGCTTTTCAAAAAAGTAAAGGGTTAGCCGCCGATCCAAGTCTCTCCCAGTTCATCGACAGACGTATTGATGAGCTAAGTAAGTAA